ttttttttttttttttttttttaagtttagtcAGTTGAgtaaaaaaattgttgtaaagacacaccactactaatggcgtgtttccttcacaaaacacgccattagtagtggcatgtttcaggtctagaaatcccgagcctacgtggacaccattttgacaaatattttcaaaaccgacccaaaacgacaaatattttatttttgaccattatttcaaaaatggactccCAAAAGTACACTTCTCTCATCCAATATGACAATCAATTTGAATCAATTAAAATGGACCAAATAGATGAAACACATGTCTTCCCTTCCTACCGTAATCATTAATCGGTTTTCTCAAAACCCAATAATTAAagaaggaaaataaaattaaactcATCTTTGTAACAAAAAGATAAACAATTTTATATAATCGACACAAACCAGTATTTTATTGGGGAAGAATTAGTATGAATCATTAATCATTAACTTATAATAAATTAAGGAAAAATGATTTTTCTGTTTTGTTacccaaattcatacaaaactcTTTTATAGAATTTGGCTTTAATGAAGTCAAGCAATTATTATGAATTATCTTATAATCATTGAGATATAAAAGAAAATTTTAATCTTTGACGTAAAATTCATAATTTACTGCCTTCTTAACAAAAACCAATCAACCACTATCTCCATATTAGTCATGCATATTTTCCCATGATAAACTCGAGATTATAATTGAATCACAATAAAGACGGATAAAAAAGATTATAATCATATAAATCTTAACTTATGATAATTGCAAACATTATTTAATTAATGACAATCAAACTAACAATATAGTTCTACTACCCAATAATTAAGTAATAAACTAAACGAATCGGTTAttattttaattcaattattatcACTCTAACATagaataattatcattattaacAATAATTTGTATAATCATAATTTTCTTTAGCTTTGTCTTTAATCAAATTAAAAACTAACCTGATTTAAATAACTCTCCTAATCAAATTAGAATTTCTAAGATATTCTAATCAAGTTAGAATCAATACAACCATTGTAAATAAATATCAATCAAATTGAATAAATCTCAAAAACAACTTTAAAAAGTAAAAAAAACATAATTTTTTTAAATATAAAACGGCCTAAAAGTCAATCAAAACGTTCGAATTTGGCTTAAAAACGTTAACCCGGATACGCACTCTTGTTTAAAATGTTGTTTACACTAAAAAAAAACTACTTTTCATCAAAATACAACACTCGGACCTGATGataaaattttagatctgaatTGTACCCGTGAACAATAACCGCGTGAATATTAAAAGcgatttttttgtttaattaaatacaaatcaAAAATTTACCAACCAATTAATATCAACATATTAATTATGCAAATTTTTCCAATCCAATCTAAATTGCTGGGAAGAGGGGACTAAGGCAGGGTGACCCCCTCTCCCCCTTGCTCTTTGTGCTCTACATGGAAATCTTATCTAGGATCCTCAGAAAGTTGCCAGAACATCAACACTTTAGCTTCCATCCTAAATGTTGCAGGATAGGACTTTCCCATCTTATCTTTGCTGACGATCTGCTAGTCTTCACAAGAGGTGACTATCCTTCTATTAAAGCTGTTGAAGCCAGTTTGCATCTTTTTTCTGAAGTTTCAGGCCTGACACCCTAACCCTTCCAAAACCAACATTTATTTTGGGGGAGTGCACCCTGAGGTGAAGGAGCTGATTCTTAAGGATACTAGTTACTTGGAGGGGACATTTCCCTTCAAGTATCTTGGTGTCCCCTTACACTCTTCGAGACTGACTAAGGAAATGTACTTCTCCCTGCTGGAAAAAATAAAGAACAAGATTAATCACTGGGCTAACTGTAATCTCTCCTATGCTGGAAAGATTCAGCTCATCAACACAGTTATCTTTGGCATTGAGAGCTTTTGGTGTGCAAGTTTTATGCTGCGTAAGGGGGAAATCCATGAGATAGACAAATTGTGTAGACGATTTCTTTGGGGATATCAGTGTGCACACAAATTGGTTTTCTTTGCGTGGCAGAAAGTCTGTAAGAGCAGGGCACAAGGAGGATTTGATATAAGGGAAATTTTGAGCTGGAACAAAACTTTGTTGCTGCGAATGTTTTGGAAGATTTCTACTGCATCCCCTTCCATCTGGTGCAGTGGTGCCAACATTACCATCTGCAGGGTTTGGACTGTTGGAGTGTGATGCCATCACAGTCCACTTCCACGGTTTGGAAAGCTATCTTTGCTGCACGTGATGATTTTGTTGGTCAGGCTGGCTCAATTGTAGATGCCAAAGCTTCTTTACAGGAATGGAGTAGGACTAGCAAGCTGCAATTGTACCAGGTTTATGCTGTTTTCCATGGGAGACACTCTAATCTTCAATGGGCTAAACCTATTTTGGATGGAGTGGTCATGCCTAGACATGCTATGCTTGTAAGAATGGCAGTGCAAAGGGGACTGGCCACTACTGATAATTTGAATAGAAGGGGTTTGCACCTTGTTAACAGATGCTACCTATGTCTGGCTGCAGCTGAGGATCATCCACACTTGTTCTTCTTATGTTCCTTTTCTAGGACTGTGTACCAAAATATTCTGCTCTGGCTTGGGGTCACGAGAAGACCTTTCTGTTTGCATCAGGAGCTGCTTTAACTGTCCAGATATCGTGGTAAGGGATGGAGGAAAAAAAGAGCTCGGTGTAGTCTGGCTGCCACGGTATACTGTTTATGGCAAGAACGGAACTGGCGAATTTTCAGAGGGGTTTCTCGCACAATTGAGCAAGTTGTCTATCAAATTAAATATTATGTTTCTATTCGATTGTATGCTAATATTAATAGTAGTGTATTAGAGGAGGTACTAGAGCATATGATTAGTTAGACTAGTCATTTTGTTCATCTAGTGGTTCTAATTTGTATGAAATTATCTTTTTCTAATGAGAAGCTGAtttctacaaaaaaaaaacagaaaaaaaatatCCAATCTAAACATGATTTTACCAATCAATTATTATCACCATATTAATTATGCAAATTATTCCATGTTTAAAGTATTccataattaaataaaaaaaaaactagcaTATGATTATGATAAAAAAATCTTATGCAAGTGGTTGTGATACCACTGCAGGAAAACATAGATGTGAAAGCGTAATTTCGGAAACAATTTCCTAACATCTATCCTAGGATCACATGCATAAGATAATATGAATCATAACAAAAGGCGAAAAGAATATTTACCTTTTGAAGCGTAAATTCTACAAATAGCTTACATAAGAGATTTGAGAGCCCCACTTGTTGCTCCTCTACTCGGTCTAAAAGCACAAACCGGAAAACCACGTCTGCTAGAACGGAAGAGATGGATCACTATAACTCTCTTACTTTTATGGGTGATTGAGGCAGACGGTTTATAGGAAGAGCAATATGTTTTCTCCCTTGTGGTTTCTTATGGAAAAGCTTCATCATCAATTTCTATCATCCTAGAATCCTTTATATATAGTATCACATACCATAGTAGAGTTATGTGGAACAAGGAGAGAACTCATATTCCTTTCCTAAAACTGGTGCCTCATATTTGTTTCCTTATAGGACTGTTATTATTTCTTGATTGTACTTATATGTGTGACCTTATAGGATTGTATTGTTTTAGTCATTAATCAAATCTTATTGTGAGTAATTATTATAACTATTCTCTAGCAAGTAATTATGATTTATAATATAATAATTATCTCCATattatatcatatattatatttagTAATTGCCGGAAATGTCTTAGGACACAATTCCTTCAATCCGAAAATTTGTAAGCTCGAAAGACTAAACTTATCAAAAGAAATGGGAATCTCATTTCATTTCGCGGTGAACTCGTGAATGATTGAATTATCATTCTTGGACTTGGTGGGTCATACTGGCTTATTGGGCAGCATTGCCCCTAGTATGAGCTTGATCTAGGCCCCCTATTAACTCATATGGGGAAGGAATGAAAATTCTACAACAGTCCTAATACCTCTTACTTTACATTCATTAAATATTTCTTATTACGCTGGGGATATAGCAGTAGAAGTAGAACGTGTTTCTTTCACCCGAACTGCTCCGTAACTGAACCGGTGGGTTAAACTCGGCCGCTTCCTAGCGAAAAAATGCACGAGTGGGATTCCCGAAGCCGATCGAATTATATTATACGTGTTGAGTTGTACTTATACTTGTATTCATGTCGGATCTAGGGGACCGGATGGGCACGTGCGCACCACAAAATTTAGCATATTTAAGTTTAAGTGTAGATTATATGCATAATGATCATGTGGCACATATGCTATAATGCGAAGTGTAGATGTTTGGCGTCTTCGGTTTGACTCTTGCTATAGACTTTTTGTTGTACTAGTTGGTTGCACTGTGCGCGTTGCGCACGGTACTCCAAGACAATTTCGTCTTTATAATATATTTTACTTGAATAAATTCTTTGGGAAGATATTTCGGTTGTATATTTTCGCGGACATTGTGGTATATTCGTTCCCTTTGCACGATTCCTACGGAATACCCAAGATCTTTTTAACGTTGACGTTTAATGCGTATCCTAGCATATTTCTTTTCCACATTGTTTGTTGTTAAACTTAAACTATTGTTATGGTACTTTATTGATAGTTAAATCGTTTTTAAACCAAATTACTGTGATATCTTGATTGTTGACGTTTCATGCGTGAGCTAACGTTGGATTTCTAGGGCAAAGTCAGGTTTTTCTACGGCAATAAGACTTAAAGAACTTGATAAATACGAGAAGGTAAAATGAACGTTGGCTAACGAAAAGACTAACACGCCTAGTAATGCTTAGTCTCACGCCACACTGGCACACCTCTGAAACAATTCATGGATAAATTCTTTGATTTCCTAGACGGGTTTAtaatatttttatttcattataattactcttcctcctcctccattTCCTCATACTAATAGCTCTTCTCCTCTTAAACCTTcttactcctcctcctcctccttcttttTCTCCACCTTCCTCACCCTCTACCTCGTCCTCCTGCTTCTCTCCCTATATTCTCTCTAACGCCGCCGTATCCTAaaccacctcctcctcttcaaaacTCGTGGTCCTCCTTCTTCCTTCCCTATAACTTTTGTGTTTCCCTATTTTATTCTTATATATCCTCTATTTTCTCTCATTTTCTACTTGCTCTCATACTACTTCTCCCATTTCCCTCTTACTCCTCCTCCATATCTTCACTTCTCCTCCCTCTTTCCATATCCTCTTATCGTTCACATCATTTCATTTCTCTTTCTCTTACCTTCTCTTCTTTCTTATTACTCTTTTCTCGATCTCCACCCATTTCTCCTTCCCCGCATCCGCATATCCCCCTTTGTTTTCTCCTTCTACTACTTATCCTCCTCCATTTACCCCTTCCTCATTTTCTCccttatctctctctctctctctctctctctctctctctctctctctctctctctctctctctctctctctctctaacgtTGTCTCCTCCTTATGTTCCTCCATCTTATCATCCTCCTTCTCCCATTTACTATTCATCTTCTCCCTGTACCGTTCACGGTGCGCCCCGTCCCCCTCCCCCAAGATATTTTAATCTTTTACGTTTTATGTGTATGTTATCGTATTTTTTTCTATCCGATTGTACGTACCTATTGGGTGACGCTCACAATGAAGCTATTGATGTTTCATGGTTTTGATGGTTGAATTGACTACATAAAAAATTATTTAGCTTTGTTGAAAGCGTGAATATCAGGAAAACAACTACGCCTTTTGTTTGGATGGTTAACTATTGAATAACACAATTACATGCAATACACAAGCATTAGTGGTATGTGCTTGGGAAATAAACAAAACACATATATCAAACTCGGTTTAAACTATTACATAACTCTAATTGTAAGTTCTGAACATTTCCACTTAAAATATAGGTTTATGAACACACATCGCCACCTTCGTCATCATGATCATTCTCCTTtccttatcatcatcatcatcatcatcatcatcatcgtcattgtCTTCCTCCCCACCATCATCATTATCGCTTTTATCATCATTTATAACCTCAAACACATCACCCTTTATAGTAAAgctaaattaatttaattttcgACCATCTGATAGGTTCATCAAATTAGCCTAATCAATCTTCCATACTGCTCCTTCTTCTTTCCTTACCCTCCCTTCCCCGCCCTTATCCTTGTCCTCCTCCTCCCATTTGTTTCTCTCTTTCTCCTTGTGACCCTCTCCCTCTACTCGCCCTCTTTCCCTTTTCAACTCCTCCTTTTCTCTTTCTATATTTCTCTTCCTTTGTAACCTCCCCCCCCCTTCACTCCATTTCCTTATCTTTCCTCTCCCATCCTCCTCCCTATCCTCCTTCTCATCCCATTCTTTCCTCTTCCCCTTCTTTTTCATCCTCGTGGTCCTTCTCCGtaacttcccccttccttttctCATATACCTTCCATTTACCCCCATCATCCTCTTCTATATCCTTTTGTCCCCTCCCCCATCTTTCTGATGCTTTTATATTAAGCCGCCGCCCATTTTTTCTCATACTACTTCTCTATATTTTCCTATTTCTCCTTCACGCCTTCCTTTCCCTTTCCTTTTATCGTTCGCATCCTTTCATTTCCCTCTCTCTACCTCTTCTTTCCCCTTAATCTCTTTCTCGACCGCCATCATTTTCCCTTCCTACCCCCTTATACCTTCCATGGCCCATATCCTCCTCTTATATATCCTCTATTTTTCCTCCCCTTCCACTTGCTCTCATATTATTACTCATCTCATTTTTTCACGTACCACTCTTTCATATTTTCCCCTTTTTCCTCCCAATTCTGcctatttttctttccttttaTAGTTCACGTCCTCCATTTCCTTCTCCTTACCTCCTATTTTTACCCTTATTCTCTTTCTCGACCTTTATCCTTTTCTCCATCAGTATTCTCCCCTTTCTTCTCGTTCTCTTCTTTCCCCCTCTTTTTTTCTCATTAACATTGTCACCTCCTTATTCTCATAATTCTCCTTGCCCTATTTCCTATTCCCCCCCCTCCCCCCTTTCTATTTTCATGTCTCCATGCCTTCTCATATGTCTAGTCTCTCTATGCTTATTCGAAAAAAATGATATCTTGATTACGATTGCCTCTATTGAGTACATACGACATTAGTATTATACTGTACTTTGCGAAGTAACGTAAACATCACACCTCCTCCTCCCCTTCATCCTCATACTAATCAATGTTTTCACATTatccctcctcctcttcttccttcTCTTTCCCCAACCTTCCTCGCCCTCTACTTCACCATCCTCTTTATCTCCTCTTTTCTCTTCAACGACGTCGCATCCTAAACCACCTTCTCTTCTTCAACCTCGTAGTCCTCCTTCCCTTGCACCTTTCTTCTTCCTTATACCTTTTATGTTTCCCTATCCTCCACTTATGTATTCTTTATTTCCCCTTCTTCTACACTTGCTCTCATATTATTTTTCCCATTTTTCCAAGTACTCCTCCTCCATATATTTCACtttctccccccccccccccccttccctCCTCTTTATCTTTTCTCTTATCGTCCGTATCCTTTCATTTTCCTCTCTCTATCTCCTCTTCTTTACCCTTACTCTCTTTCTCAACCTTCATCTCTTTCCCCTTCCTCCTTAAACCTTCCATTTCCACTTCTCCTCCACTTGCTCTCATATTAATCCCCTTTGTTCTCTTCGTCAACCTTCATCCCTTTCCTCTTTCCCTATTTGTATTCTCTGACTTCCCCTTCTTCTTCTGCTATTTGTCCTACTCCCCTTAGCTTTCCCTCTTCCCCTTATTCCTCATTCCAATTCCCTCGTTCTCTTCCTCTCCCCACTTTtttttctcttcattcttctccATTTTTCTCATCCTCCTTGTATAGATAATAAGTATTTAGCTTAGCCCATTATC
The Silene latifolia isolate original U9 population chromosome 11, ASM4854445v1, whole genome shotgun sequence genome window above contains:
- the LOC141614662 gene encoding uncharacterized protein LOC141614662, whose protein sequence is MYFSLLEKIKNKINHWANCNLSYAGKIQLINTVIFGIESFWCASFMLRKGEIHEIDKLCRRFLWGYQCAHKLVFFAWQKWCQHYHLQGLDCWSVMPSQSTSTVWKAIFAARDDFVGQAGSIVDAKASLQEWSRTSKLQLYQVYAVFHGRHSNLQWAKPILDGVVMPRHAMLVRMAVQRGLATTDNLNRRGLHLVNRCYLCLAAAEDHPHLFFLCSFSRTVYQNILLWLGVTRRPFCLHQELL